ACGGTGCCATCACTGGTCAGCGCGGCGGTTTTTTTACCGGCGGCGCTGAACTGGCTTGGAAAAAACCCTTGTTCGCGCGACTTTCGCTCGAGACCGGTTTGTATGTCGGCGGCGGCGGTGGCGGGGCCGCGGCAGTCGGTGGCGGCTTGATGCTGCGCCCACATATAGACTTGATGTGGAAATTCAAACAAGTCAGCGCCGGCATCTCCGCTTCGGAAGTGCGCTTTCCTAATGGTTCTATCAGCAGTAAGCAACTTGGCTTGGTCGTCGCCATTGACGATAGTTTTCTTTTCAGCAGCCCGTCCGGCATAGGCCAAGAGCTGACCATCGGCCAACGCGGCGGCATCGGTTTCGACCGCATCAGCTTGGTCGGCGGCGGCTATCAACCGAACAGCGGCGTGCATAATTTGGCTGGCGCTGCTTACAGCGGCAAGCTGGGCTATGCCGGCTTTCGTGCCGACCAATTTTTCAGCGACAATTTCTACTGGGGTTTGGAAAGCGGCGCGGCCGTGCGTGGCAGTGCCGATGGCTATGCCGAAGTGCTCGGTTTGATCGGTGCCGAATATCCGCTCGGTGCCAACAGCCGCATCGGTGCTCGCGTGGCTTTGGGTATGGGTGGCGGCGGTAAAGTACCGGTCGGTGGTGGCGCCTTGGCGAAAGCCGGTGTGTATGCCAAAACCTACCTCAGTCGCGACCTGTATGTGGCTCTGGAAGGTGGCTTGGTCGATGCCCCGAACGGCAGTTTCAAAGCCAAATACTTGAATCTGCAACTTGGCCTCGATCTCGACAGCCGCTTGGCCGCGCAACGTAACATACGCGGCATGGATTGGGAAGCCACCGGCCAGCATTACCTCAAGGCCGCACGCTACAGCGGTGAACGCGCCAATCTCGACACCTTGGGCTTAAAAATCAACCGCAACATTACAGAGCACACGTATTTCAGCGCCCAAGCTCACAGCGCCTTTTCCGGTCATGCCGGCGGCTATTCAGTCGGCTTGGTCGGCCTTGGTGCCCGCACTGCCTTTGGTGGTGGTTACGGCGGCGGTGCCGAAGTACTGGCCGGTGCCGGTGGTGGTGGCGGTGTCGCCAGCAATGGTGGCGCGCTGGCGCAGGCGCTGGCGTATGCCAGTTACGATATCGGCCGCAGCGCGCGCATCAAACTCGGTTTGGGCCGAGTGCATTCATTCAAAGGTGCCTTAGACTCGAACCTGATCGACCTTTCGCTCAGCTTCCCGCTTGGCGTCCCAGGTAAATAAATCGCGCACCACGTACTACCGCAGCCTTTCATAATGTGATGGCGGCGGGTTTTTAAGTATCAGTTTAAAAGTGAAATCATGAGCAAACATAAAACGGACAGCGCCGCCAAACACCAACACAACGGCATGCCGCGCCATATCGCCATCATCATGGACGGTAACGGCCGCTGGGCCACCAAGCGCTTTTTACCGCGCTTTGCCGGCCACGCCAAGGGCGTGAAAACAGTGAACAAAGTGGTCGAAGCCTGCGTTAATCGCGGCATCGAATACCTGACCCTGTTTGCTTTCAGTTCAGAAAACTGGCGCCGTCCACCCGATGAAGTGTCTTTGCTCATGCAATTGTTTCGCAAAGTCTTGATGGGTGAAATCCGTAAAATGGGCGAGAACAATATTCGTCTCAAAGTAGTTGGCGACCTGAGTAAATTCGACGCCGACCTGCAGCAACTGGTGCGCACCGCCGAAAGCGAAACCGCGGCCAACAGCGGCCTGACCCTGACCATCTGCGCCAATTACGGCGGCCGCTGGGATATCGTCAACGCCTGCAACAAACTCATCGCTGCCGGTGCCAACCAGGCCGCCATCACCGAAGAACAAATCAGCGCCAACCTGGCCATGGCCTATGCGCCGGAACCCGACATGCTGATCCGCACCGGCGGTGAAGCACGTGTATCGAACTTCTTGCTTTGGCAATTAGCGTACGCAGAATTTTATTTTACCGACACCTTCTGGCCCGACTTCGGCGTCGCCGCGCTCGATCAAGCCATCGCCTCGTTCCAGCAACGCGAACGCCGCTTTGGTCAGACCAGTGAACAAGTGCAGGTTAAGTAATTTAAAAAATACCAAGCGCTCAAGGTGGCTACGTCGCCATCCCGGGCGCTTCTTTGTTTTCCCCGGCCGCTTAATTCGTCATTGCCGCGCAGGCGGCAACCCAGAGGCGCGTAAGCGCCTTTCATATCCGTACGCTTGATGCCCAGCGAGATGTCCTCATTTTTCAGCGGAATCAATGCGCCCGTGATTGACGTACCCACCCTGAAGGCACTATCGTGCCACTGGATTGCCGCCTGCGCGGCAATGACGGTGGGCCCCATCTGTCAGACTACTTGTCGTGTAACTTTTTAAATTGAACCGATCTCATTGAAGTCTGTTTGTTTGTGTTTTTCGCATTATCTATCCAGCTTTTTCCGGCGTAGGCAGTCGGGTTTTATGGGTGGAGCGCAGCGGAACCCATTCCCTCAAGACGTTAAGGTTTGCTTTTTGATTTTGAAGTTATACGGCTAAAATGACCGGCGATCTTCAATCTGGTTGTTACCTCTCTTTTTAACTTATTGAGCGAGGCAACAATGGCAACCTATTCCGCTGCATTTATTGAGCAGGCATTACAGAAGGCCTATTCCCGTGGCGACCGAACAATCATGTCAGTGGCCACTGATTTAAATTTGAATCACCACACGTTGAGATATTGGATGAAAAAGAAGTCAGCACTGGCGGGCAGTCCGGCGTCAGAAAAAGAAAAACGACCGAGCGACTGGACGGTAGAAGAACAACTGCAGGCACTGCATGAGAGCCATGCGTTAGCGGGAGAGCAGCTTCAGGCATGGTGCCGTGAACGTGGTTTATTCCCGCATAATTTAACCAGTTGGAAATCTGCTTTTTGCGCCAGCGGTAAAGAGGCCGCACCCAAAGCTGGTGAAGTTAAATCGCTGAAAGATGAAAACGTCAAACTCAAGCGTGAGCTGGCCCGGAAAGACAAAGCTCTGGCGGAGGCGGCAGCACTGCTGGTTCTGCAAAAAAGTTCCGTGCGCTTTGGGAGGACGAGGAGTAATGACCCCAATCCCGGAGCGCAATAACGTATTGACACTGGTAGCTGAAGCGGTGGTTTCAGGCGCACGTCAGGAACGTGCCTGCGACGTAATTGATTTAAGCGAGCGTACGCTGCAGCGCTGGAAAATTGATCAGGTGACTGAGCAAGCAGACCGGCGAACAGGGCGTGTGCAGGTACCTCAGAATCAGCTTAGTTCAGAGGAACGACAACAGGTTCTGGCCATTGCCAACTCGCCGGAATACGGCCATCTGCCGCCAAGCCAGATCGTTCCGCGATTGGCTGATGATGGAATTTATGTCGCATCGGAGTCAACGTTCTATCGCTTACTCAAGGCTAAAAATATGCTTGTGCACCGTGGCGAAGAAAAGCCAAGGCAACCCCGCAACAAACCACGTGCTTTAAAGGCAACCGGGCCCAACCAATTGTACTGTTGGGACATCACCTATTTGCCGACAGAGATCAGAGGCATCTATTTTTATCTCTATATGTTCATCGATGTATTTAGTCGCAAAGTGGTCGGCTGGCAGGTATTTGAAACCGAAAGCAGCGCGCTGGCCAGCGAGGTGATGAAGGACATTTGTGTGCGAGAAAAAATCGCACAAAATCAGGTCGTTCTTCATTCGGATAACGGCAGTCCGATGAAGGGCTCCACGATGCTGGCCATGCTGCAGGTGCTGGGCGTCATGCCGTCATTCAGTCGTCCTGCCGTGAGTAATGACAACCCGTTCGCCGAAAGCTTTTTTAAAACATTGAAGTACTGCCCAGTATATCCACGTCGCCCATTTAAGGATCTCCTGGCAGCCAGGAATTGGGTTACTACATTCATGCATTGGTATAACGAAGAACACCGGCACAGTGCCATTCAGTTTGTAACGCCAGCTGAACGCCATGCCGGTCTGGATGTGGAATTATTGATTCGACGTGAGCAATTGTATGCGGCGGCAAAAGCAAGGAACTCGAATCGCTGGAGCGGTGCTACTCGTAACTGGGACCGCGCCAACGTTGTTGACTTAAATCCAGACAAAACTAACAAGGAAGCATTAAATCATGAGGACGTATATCAAGAACTGAAACTGGCGGCATAAAAATTTACTTTTAGGCGACAACTAGCTTGAAAAACTCCGGTGGGTAGGGTAGCGCTGCGGGGGCGGCTTTGGTCGGGCAAGGTAGCAATACTAAGCGCGTCAGCCGCCCACTTCGGCATTTCTGCCAAGTTGCCCAAGTCGCCAAAATTCGCCCAGTTCGCCCAGTTCGCCCAGTTCGCCCAAGAAGTCACCCAATTCGCCGAATTCGTCATTTCCCCCATCCTCCCAATTCGTCATTGCCGCGCAGGCGGCAATCCAGAGGCGCGTAAGCGCCTTTCATATCCGTACGCTTGATGCCCAGCGAGATGTCCTCATTTTTCAGCGGAATCAATGCGCCCGTGATTGACGTACCTACCCTGAAGGCACTGCCGTGCCACTGGATTGCCGCCTGCGCGGCAATGACGGTGGGTAGGGTAGGGTAGGGTAGGGTAGGGTAGGGTAGGGTAGGGTAGGGTAGGGTAGGGTAGGGTAGGGTAGCGCTGCGGGGGCGGCTTTGGTCGGGCAAGGTAGCAATACTAAGCGCGTCAGCCGCCCACTTCGGCATTTCTGCCAAGTTGCCCAAGTCGCCAAAATTCGCCCAGTTCGCCCAAGAAGTCACCCAACTCGCCGAATTCGTCATTTCCCCCATCCTCCCAATTCGTCATTGCCGCGCAGGCGGCAATCCAGAGGCGCGCCAGCGCCTTTTATATCCGTACGTCTCAAGCGACTATCTCGGGCCACAAATCAAGCCACTGCGGATTTTTTTCTTCTATCAATTTTAATTTCCAGCTGCGATTCCACTTCTTCAAGGCTTTTTCACGCGTGATCGCCGTTTTCATTGTGCTGTGCAACTCGTACCAGACCAGTGTTTTTACCGCGTAACGCTGGGTGAATCCCTCAACAATGCCGTCACGATGCTGCCAGGTACGTTGGACAAGATTGGACGTGACACCGATATACAAGGTGCCATTTTGTTCGCTGGCAAGAATATAGACGGCTGGCTGTTTCATTCCGTAGTAAGTCGTAGAAAAAATGCGCCCCTGATTGCGATGAGTGCGTGTGTACACTTTACATATTTTCAAATCAGGATACATGCGAAAACGCAGCGCAATGCAATTCCCCGCAGCCCGCGCATCTGCCATTCCAGTCACCGAATCGTCATCCCGGCCATCCACTTTGTCATTACCGCATGCGCGGCAATGTTTCTAAGTCCGACAGACTAGTTTTCAAGGTCGGGACAGTCAAAGTGAGGAGAGCAAAAAGCCGGAGCAACGCGCTCGATATGGGGGCGACTTATCCCATTCAACATCAAACATTTCTCCCAATTTGCTTGAACAATGTCACGAAGCGAATCGATGATGTGATTTGCGGCCGCCACTGAGAGTCCGAATCGCTCGCATTCTGACAGTAGATTCTGCTTCGTTGCCGCTCCTCCTGCTGCGCCGGCACTCAGAGCTAAACGTGGTCGCGCTCCTGTGGGGCGCTGTGGAACGACATCGAACAAGGGGCTCAATTCAAATCCCTGGCCGCGATTGATCAATCCGTGATTCAAATCGTGGTCGTCCAAATTATTTACCAGACAATTGAATACCATACGTTTGAATAACTCCAAGCGGTTCGATGCCGTTTTATTCGACCATGTTGCCAGCTCAAGCGCCAGTCTTTGATAGGAGTTGGTGATGGCGTAACGCTGCACCTCCGGCTTGGAGTAAAACACCGTCCGCGCACTCGCATAGGGATAGCGCGACCATCCACCGGCGGTGTCGCCATGATAATGCCGGTCGAATCGTTCTACCAACAGCACATCTTTGTCAGCAACAACGATTAACTCCCTCTGCGGAACATCGAGCCCGGCAATTTCTGCTAAATCCAATGCGGTTTTTTCCAGCCGAGGATTGCTTGGCAGGTCAACCGGATCGCTTGTGCTTGGAAATTTCGCCAGCCATTGCCTGCCTTTATGTAAGATTGTTGCCTTCGGCCTGGCACCGCCGGCCGATGTGCCGACCCTTAACAAAGTTTCATATTTTTTGGGAATCGGCAGATTTTTTTCCAGCATTTCAGAGAACTCCAACAACTGCTCGAGTGTCGCGCAAGGGTAGCCGTTGAATTCTGCATTTGCAGGCGTTGCCGCGGCATCCTTACTGAATGCGAGTGCACCGACCTGATCGCCAGTGCCATGTAACAGATAGCCAAAATCAGTCTGCGTACCGTTTGACAACGTGATCTCGCGACGACCCCAAGAATCCGGGCCCGCATCTAATAAAACCGAAAAATGACCATTCAGTGAAAAACTGGTGTAACGCAGTGCTTTTAACGGCAGTAATACGGGATCAAGCGCAATCGCCAAGGGTTGGTCGAGATAGGCTTTCTGGTAGACGAATTCGCACTGCGGCACGCCGCTTGTTGACACCGACCTCTTTACGCGAGCGCACAGGGTCGGTGTTACCTGATCGGCCAGATAAACCCAAACATACATCGTTTCGCTGTCAGAAGTCATTATCCACTTTCTTCGCTATACGTACTCGCTTGTCGGCGACAGAAAAAGACAGCGCCAGTCCTTCCCTGTCCAAGCCTGGGTCGGCAATGAGATCGAGCTCTCGGTCCAAACCCATGATCCATAAGACATGAAAATACGAAGCAATCGAGGTGCCGGGCGCACCGCGCTCTATCGATTCTATCGTGCTGCGCGATAAGCCTGATCGGCTGACAAGATCCTCTTGGCGCCATGTGCGACTGATCCTGGCTTGTTTGATGCGCTGGCCAAGCGAGCGAATGCGCGCCAGCATTTCGGGTGCCATCAGGCTGTTCGTTAGCTTTTTTGTCACTTTGTTTGTGCGGCTTTTTACAGAAGTTATTGAACGTTTTCTTGTTATAAAAGGCAGTATGTATCTTAATGCTTGTTATTTCAAGTAAATTGAATAAGTCACTACCACCATGAAACACACTCAGCCGTCGAATTCGTCATTGCCACACAGGCGGCAATCCAGAGGCGCGTAAGCGCCTTTTATATCCGTACGCTTGATGCCCAGCGGGATGTCCTCATTTTTCAGCGGAATCAATGCGCCCGTGATTGACGTACCTACCCTGAAGGCACTGCCGTGCCACTGGATTGCCGCCTGCGCGGCAATGACGGTGCTGGCCAACGGTGTGGGTGAACGGTAGTCATGCTGCCGAACCTGCCTTGCTATGTGAACAGTGCAATTCAATTCCCCCAGCCGCTCACCTCGTCATTGCCGCGCAGGCGGCAACCCAGTGGCGCGTCAGCGCCTTTATCTCTGTCCGTCTGATGCGCAACGCGGTGTTCTCATTTCGCAGCAAAAAAAAGTGCAGTTGATCGACGTACCCACCCTGAAGGCACTATCGTGCCACTGGGTTGCCGCCTGCGCGGCAATGACGGTGTGGATGAACGGTGCGGGTGAACGGTGTTGGCCAACGGTGCTGGCCAACAGTGCGGGTGAACGGTAGTCATGCTGCCGAACCTGCCTTGGTACATGAACAGTGCAATTCAATTCCCCCAGCCGCTCACCTCGTCATTGCCGCGCAGGCGGCAACCCAGTGGCGCGTAAGCGCCTTTATCTCTGTCCGTCTGATGCGCAATGCGGTGTTCTGATTTTGCAGCAAAAAAAAGTGCAGTTGATCGACGTACCTAGCCTGAAGGCACTATCGTGCCACTGGGTTGCCGCCTGCGCGGCAATGACGGTGTGGGCCAACGGTGTGGGCCAACGGTGTGGGTGAACGGTAGTCATGCTGCCGAACCTGCCTTGCTACGTGAACAGTGCAATTCAATTCCCCCAGCCGCTCACCTCGTCATTGCCGCGCAGGCGGCAACCCAGTGGCGCGTCAGCGCCTTTATCTCTGTGCGCCGGATGCGCAGCACACCGCTTTTTACTTCATGTTCTCAAGAGCGCTACCTCGCCATGTATCTCGGGCCACAAATCAATCCACTCCGGATTTCTTTCTTCGATCAATTTTAATTTCCAGGTCCGATTCCATTTTTTCAGGGCTTTTTCACGCGTGATTGCCGTTTCCATTGTGCTATGTAACTCGTACCAGACCAGTGTTTTTACT
The sequence above is drawn from the Undibacterium sp. CCC3.4 genome and encodes:
- the uppS gene encoding polyprenyl diphosphate synthase, encoding MSKHKTDSAAKHQHNGMPRHIAIIMDGNGRWATKRFLPRFAGHAKGVKTVNKVVEACVNRGIEYLTLFAFSSENWRRPPDEVSLLMQLFRKVLMGEIRKMGENNIRLKVVGDLSKFDADLQQLVRTAESETAANSGLTLTICANYGGRWDIVNACNKLIAAGANQAAITEEQISANLAMAYAPEPDMLIRTGGEARVSNFLLWQLAYAEFYFTDTFWPDFGVAALDQAIASFQQRERRFGQTSEQVQVK
- a CDS encoding GIY-YIG nuclease family protein, whose product is MKQPAVYILASEQNGTLYIGVTSNLVQRTWQHRDGIVEGFTQRYAVKTLVWYELHSTMKTAITREKALKKWNRSWKLKLIEEKNPQWLDLWPEIVA
- a CDS encoding HipA domain-containing protein, whose product is MTSDSETMYVWVYLADQVTPTLCARVKRSVSTSGVPQCEFVYQKAYLDQPLAIALDPVLLPLKALRYTSFSLNGHFSVLLDAGPDSWGRREITLSNGTQTDFGYLLHGTGDQVGALAFSKDAAATPANAEFNGYPCATLEQLLEFSEMLEKNLPIPKKYETLLRVGTSAGGARPKATILHKGRQWLAKFPSTSDPVDLPSNPRLEKTALDLAEIAGLDVPQRELIVVADKDVLLVERFDRHYHGDTAGGWSRYPYASARTVFYSKPEVQRYAITNSYQRLALELATWSNKTASNRLELFKRMVFNCLVNNLDDHDLNHGLINRGQGFELSPLFDVVPQRPTGARPRLALSAGAAGGAATKQNLLSECERFGLSVAAANHIIDSLRDIVQANWEKCLMLNGISRPHIERVAPAFCSPHFDCPDLEN
- a CDS encoding helix-turn-helix transcriptional regulator produces the protein MAPEMLARIRSLGQRIKQARISRTWRQEDLVSRSGLSRSTIESIERGAPGTSIASYFHVLWIMGLDRELDLIADPGLDREGLALSFSVADKRVRIAKKVDNDF
- a CDS encoding GIY-YIG nuclease family protein, with amino-acid sequence MKQASVYILASKRNGTLYIGVTSDLVQRIWQHREGLTEGFTQRYSVKTLVWYELHSTMETAITREKALKKWNRTWKLKLIEERNPEWIDLWPEIHGEVALLRT